The window GGAGAACCGGGATAATTGTCCTTCCAAGAGTGATCCTAAGGATGCACTTGTCATCGCAGACGTTGTCTGTCGAGGCTATTACTATGAATACACAAGACAGGCTACCGTCTTTCAAAGGTTGCGGACGATAATGAGTGACCGGGAATTTTGGGTGACAAATAGTGTCCGGATGCAGAACCGGATCATCCGTTGGTTAGATATTCGGTTCCCCGAGTATACCTCGGTGTTCAAAGACTGGACCTGCAAACGTTCCTTGGCTACTCTTAAAGAGTTACCCTCACCGCTAGATCTTCAGTCACTGTCCGTATCCGAGGTTATTACAAGTTGGAGAAGGCATATGAAACGAGCGGGGGGTTCTACGGGTACTCAGAAAGCTGCGCAGCTTATTTCACAAGCCAAGCAGAGTGTAGGAGACAAGACAGCTCTTCATGAAGCCAAGCAAGATTTAGAGCGGTTATTAGAAGAGTTTGAACGTATCATTGAAATACTAGAAAAGATTGAAAAGGACATTCTAGCATTGCTTAGTGAAATTCCTATGGCCAATCAGCTTCGATCGATCAAAGGCCTGGGTCCAATCTTCATAGCAGCTATACTATCATGTGCTGGCGATCTAAGACAGTATGCACATGGACGTCAGTTATTGCGTAAAGCAGGTCTAAATTTGGCTGAACGAATGTCAGGAAAACACAAGGGACAAATCAAGCTTTCGAAACGAGGAGATGCTACGTTGCGCAAATATATGTATCTGGCGACGATCACACTCGTAGGAACGAATCCAGTCTTTCGACAGATGCATGAGTATAATGTTCAAATCAAGCAAATGAAGAAACAACAATCAATATTTAAGCTGCTTGGGAAATTGGCTCGAATCCTGATTGGTATTGTTCAAAGAGGAGAATCATTTCTACCAGAAAAAGTTACGTCCAACTACGCTCAGGCTGCCTGAGACTTATTGTAGATAACGTAGATTGACTCATTCGCAGGATTTTCACAAAGAAAGCACGGAGGACCGAGTTCGTTCTCCATAAGGGCACAGACCCATCCGCTAAACGCTATCGGTCTCCACACCTTGGTCAGGTATAACGAAGGAATGTAAGGGCATAGACCCGTTGAGCCGTGGGAGGGTGAACCTCTAAGGAAATAGTGGAGCATACGTGCAGTAGAATAGGTCTTGGGGAATTATTCCATATGTTCCTCTGTTCCCGTATGCCCAAAATATGAATCAACGGTTTTAATCAACTAACTTTCTGAACAATACTGATTTTTAAGGTGATGAAATCCTGCGAATGAGTGAGTATACGTGAGATAAACCCTTAAAACCGAGGGATGGGGAACGATAGTTGAATGAATGGAGTGTAAACCAGTCCGTTTTACGGGCTGGTTTTTTCAGTTCATAAGATAAGTTATGTACTGAAATTGTCGTTGAGCGATTGTGCAGGATTGTTGAAGAATATCGAGAATAATACGATTATAAATTGACTAGTAAAGGGATGATTACAAATGGGTAAAGATGGGAATATCCGAGGAGGAGACGGTCCTGGTCGAAGCGGTAGAATTGGATTGGGTTAGCCGGTTCCTCACATCTCTCGAGCAAGGTCGATCATGTGCTGTCTTTGCTGACCGAAGACGTCATGCTCGTCGCCGACGGAGGCGGAAAAGTAATCGCGTTCAAGCATCCGGTACAAACGCGCGATTTCGTGGCCCAAGTCCTGTTCGATCGGTTCAAGGGCATAGTGTCCTATTTTCAGGGAAGTCTTCACTTCGAGTTTGCCCCTTTGAACGGCGAAAACAGTTTAGTACTCCGTTCGGGGGACGAAACCGTAGCCACTATATTTTTACAACGCCGACGTGGAAAGTTTGGAAGATTGTAGCCGACTGCAGATTTTTCATAATGATAAGGAACCGGGAAACTAAGATAAAGCGTTCCAAGTCACCTTTAAGTTTGATGAACATTACATCATTGAACAACGGAGAACTATAGCTCAAAAGAACGAAACGAGGCTGCCGACACATACGGCAGCCTCGTTTCGTTAGCAGTTTAGTGAAAAAGGAATCAAGTGGTAATAATAAACAAAATTATTGTGCATCCGGGACGGTGAAATAAATGGGATTTGTCGGTATTCTTCTATGGGACATTATTTATTTCCCTTTATGACGTTATAATAGCGCTCCTTACCTGGGGACACTACAGAGAAGAAAAGAAAAAACAAATAACACTTACGCGGGCAATGATTGAAATAAATGGTTAGTGGGTTTTCAACGGATATCTAGAGCTCATCAAAGGTTGCCAACATAGGTCATCCTCGGGTCCCTCTAAACGGGGGACTTTGCTTCCTTGAATTCCTGAATAAAAAGTAAAGATAAGGCGAATAATTGCCTAGTAATGAAATCCACCTTAAGGAGGTTTGCAATGACTGAAAACAACCAGTTTGATGAAGTCGAAGACTTCGTGAGCTTTGAAGCTATGTCGGCTATAACTGCTGCTGAGATGCCAAATGAAAGCGAAAATCCTGATGATCATGATCCGAAAAAAGATAATCAATTCGATAATCAATTCTTATATCCCCCGATTAATCCACATCCCCGAAATGATTTAGAATAGTGTCATCTGCCAATGAACCCCGACAATTATTATCCCGATGAAGTTTGGTTCTCGTTAAAGGGAACGATAGCTCGCTTGAGGCTGCCGACAATGCAGCCTTTTTTCACTTTCGGGCAGTTTACTTTGATCTGTCCGTCGATATTTCCAGTAAGTTATTTCAATATTATGGAGATGATTTTTTGAAACTATATGTTGTGAGACATGGTCAGACAGAATGGAATTATAAAAATCGAGTTTGTGGAGTAAGTTTGCCGCGGCAGCAGCTCCTTGATCCCAGTTGAAAATTAACAAGTCTAATTAAGTCTCGATTAAACTAATCGTTCAGTTTTTTAAAATTGCACGTTCTAGGCTCATTCTTTAAACCTACCGTTTAAGATATAAAGGAGCAATCCGATCAATTCGATTCGTCCATATCCCGCCGGTAAAGTTTTTTGGCAGACGTGTTATATCGTCAGCAGTATCAAATCCACTTGAAAAGTCGCTGCCATTGCCACCGACCACGATGACAGGAGTCCCCGACTTATCCATCCGATTAATAAAACGGTCTGGCCAACCCCATAGCCATGGTGCGATTTTCTCTGGAATGTGAAGTTCCGTATTTTTACATGCTGGCGGAACATATCCAGCCCAGCCGGCAGCTATGTATGGGAGTAAACAGCTTTTCATGGTTGATTTAGACATTGCCTGGATAGTAGGAAGATTTTCCTTTAAAGAAGCAATGGGTTCATCTCCTCCATAGATGGTAAGCTGATTTAAACGATTTTGCGGTAAAGCCGAGAGAAATTGGGCCAGCATTTCTCCCTCATTGGGATCATTGCTTTTTATATGAATTAATAAAGACTGTTCAGGAAAATAGCTCAGCACTTCATCCAGCGATGGCATCAATCCTATTCCATGACCGCGAAACGGGTAGGTTTGTCCATGGTCGGCTGTATATCCATAGCCAATATCCAAATTCTTCAATTCTGTCATTGTGTAATCCTTGGTAACGCCTTTTACATTCGTTCGACAATCGAGTGTCCAATCGTGAAATACAG is drawn from Paenibacillus sp. V4I7 and contains these coding sequences:
- a CDS encoding IS110 family transposase; the encoded protein is MKFKQNDGQNQRIERISTSHLVIGIDMAKEIHVAQATNFRGIVLAKRHLSFTNDLEGFERLQRWMAELQQKHQLKTLIIGMEPTGHYWFNLANWLSDKEINVVMVNPATTKRNKENRDNCPSKSDPKDALVIADVVCRGYYYEYTRQATVFQRLRTIMSDREFWVTNSVRMQNRIIRWLDIRFPEYTSVFKDWTCKRSLATLKELPSPLDLQSLSVSEVITSWRRHMKRAGGSTGTQKAAQLISQAKQSVGDKTALHEAKQDLERLLEEFERIIEILEKIEKDILALLSEIPMANQLRSIKGLGPIFIAAILSCAGDLRQYAHGRQLLRKAGLNLAERMSGKHKGQIKLSKRGDATLRKYMYLATITLVGTNPVFRQMHEYNVQIKQMKKQQSIFKLLGKLARILIGIVQRGESFLPEKVTSNYAQAA
- a CDS encoding glycerophosphodiester phosphodiesterase family protein, with product MNRFKKILRSKIVIFLAVLSVFTYLNNSSLLTQQRKDAPLLLAHRGLAQTFTMEGITNETCTAERIYVPDHPYLENTIPSMEAAFQAGADIVEFDIKPTKDGQFAVFHDWTLDCRTNVKGVTKDYTMTELKNLDIGYGYTADHGQTYPFRGHGIGLMPSLDEVLSYFPEQSLLIHIKSNDPNEGEMLAQFLSALPQNRLNQLTIYGGDEPIASLKENLPTIQAMSKSTMKSCLLPYIAAGWAGYVPPACKNTELHIPEKIAPWLWGWPDRFINRMDKSGTPVIVVGGNGSDFSSGFDTADDITRLPKNFTGGIWTNRIDRIAPLYLKR